CAGCTCCCCTGCGCACCCCTTGAATGAATGAGCAGCAATCCCCTGCTCGCTCACACACAGGGCTGACTTCCCAGCATCCTTGTCGGCAGTTCTTCCTGTGGAGCCTGGGGATGGTGCGATCGTGGTGAGGTGTGTGTTGTTGCTGTTGGTGTTGGAGAGGGCCACGTTCTCCAAAAGCACCTCCGGCTCTTTAAAGGCTCCTTTCTCCTGTCCTAATTTGGAAGATGCTTCACTGGCAGCACTTGCATCACTTTCATGCCTTTCACGCACATGCAGACCATACTCTTGGACTGCTTTCTGCTCAGGAAGCACATGGGTGTCAGTTGGGATATCGTGATAGGGCTCTTCTTGATAAAAGTTCCTCATCAGCAACTTCCTCCTCTTGCTTTGTTTTACACCTTGCTTAGTGACATAAATTAAATCTACTAAGTTCAGCAAAAATGAGAGTCCAGTGACTCCAAACATAAAGTTAGCCAGCAGAGTTTTCTCAGTGGGTCTGGACGGATAACATGTCACTATGTTGGCACATGGATAACTGGAGCAAACAAACTTATTTGGGACAAAAAATCCAAACAAGTAATATTGGCTGACCCCAAATCCTGCTTCCAGTAAAGCTCTCAGAAGTAATTGAAGCACATATGCCTCACAAAAATTATGAATTCTTTGCCCTGTTCTGAGATCGTCATTTACTGCCTGAGGTTCACCACAGCCGTCCTCTAAACCAAGGTTCGTCTCACAGCTTCTGTGTATTAAAGAAGCTCTTCCCACTGGCACTTTTCTGATTGATGAAGTCTCTACTGGGTTTTGAGGATGCTGGCAAGGGTTGTTTGCATTTTGCAGGGGCAGCCTGTGAGTGACGTAAGTAATGAAGATCACCAAAGGCAGACAGAGCACGATTGCCTGTACAAACCAAAATCTGCAGTGAGATATGGGGGAGAAGGTGTCATAGCACACATTGGAGCACCCTGGCTGCATGGAGTCACATGTAAATTTTGTTTGCTCGTCCTGGTACAGAGGATAGCCAATGCCAATGATTACAAGTAGGCGAAGCAATACTATTACTGTAATCCAGATCTTCCCTGCAAAAAAGCACAGAACAAATATTGCATTGTTACATTCAGAGCACTGTTACAATAGACAGCACTTATAAttcaaaaatgaataatttaggGAAACCATCTTCACATTTGACAATAAAAATATCTACAGCAATGGATCCACTCGAACTTATGTTGATTACTTGATTgataaactagaaagagtgcaaaaaagatttcccaggatgttgcccgaacttgggggcctgagttacaaggagaggttgcgtggactaggactttataccctggaacgtaggagattgagaggtgacctgataggggtatataagatcatgaggagtatagacagggtgaaagcacatagtcttcttcccagggaggaggcagtaaaaactagagggcataggtttaagatccaaggcaagagatttaaaagtgacaccaggggcagctttttcaagcaaagggtggtgagtatttggaataagctgccagagatagtagttgaggcaggcacattagcaatgtttaaaagccatctagataagtacatggaaagtagaggtgtagagggctatgggccaaatgcgggtagatgggactagctcactgggcaacacagtccgcatggacgagttgggccaaagggcctgtttccatgctgtataactctataatatATTCATGAGATTCATTCCCATGTAAACAAatttacagggctgtggggaaatatTATAGGcctagaaatatttaaaactgcTACTCAACTCAATTTCAATaaaacattggagaaacaaaggactgcagatgctggaatctagatgaaaaacactatgatgctggaggaactcagcaggccaggcagcatctgtggagaaaagcaggcggtcaacgtttcgggtcaggacccttcttcgggactgaagataggaaaaggggaagcccaatatataggagggaaaagcagagcagtgacaggtggacaaaagaggggaggtgggtgggcacaaggtggtgataggtagatgcaggtaagagacagtgataggcaggtgcgggggaggaggggagagcagatccactgggggatgggtcaaaggtaaggagggaaaggaagaaggtagaaaaaagagatgggcaaggaaagggaagaagagaagaagcatggtgggcgGGGAGgggttgcagggaaggtgggtggggattacttaaagtgggagaattcaatgttcatgccattgggttgcaagcttccaagacagaaaatgaggtgctgttcctccagcttgcgcttggaattctcccagcagtagaggaggctgaggaatgtcCTATCAGTGgtagtgttgggggggggggaagttgaagtgactggcaatggggagatgcagatcgctgttacggacagagtgcaggtggtctgcgaaacggtcacctagtctgcgtttggtctcaccaatgtagaggaggccacacttggagcactgaatgcagtcgatgatattaagggaggtgcaggtgaatctctgtctcacctgaaaggactgttttggtccctggatggaggtgatggaggtggtgtaggggcaggtgttgcacctatagtgggggcagtggaaagttcccagggtgggagcgggatggcgggggggaggagtgaactagggagtcgcagaaagagcggtccctgcgaaaggcagaaaagtgtgggaaggggaagatatgcttggtggtggagtcccgttggagatggcagaagtggcagagaaagatatgttggagaatgatgtgttgaatatgtaggctggtgggataaaatgtgaggacaagggggatcctatccctgttgggtctgggaaagGTGGGGTGAGAccggaagtgcaggaaatggcagagatacgggtgcgagctctctcgaccacagtcggggggaagccccagttagataAGAAGTTGAACATCTCGgatgttctggagtggaaagccgCATCATGcaagcagatgcggtggaggcagagaaattgagaaaaagggatagcatccttgcaagagacagggtgggaggagctggaattgaggtagctgtgggcatcagtgggtttgtagaagatgtcagtggataaggaatctcctgagatggagacagaaagatcgaggaaggagagagaggtgtcagagatagtccaagtgaattggagagcagggtgaaaattagtggcgaaatttatgaaactgtcaagttccgcacaagtacaagaggtggcaccaatgcagttgtcgatatagtggagaaaggcTTGGAACAGAAACTGATCaacatagccaatgaagaggcaggtatagctggggcccatgcgagtaccCATAAAACATTATCATGAAGGAAAATCAGGGACTTGCTGTGAATCTATGATTTCCCTTCCCAATCTTCCATGCAGGCAATGCACAGAAGCCCTGACACCATACAGTGGTATTCAGTTGCAAACATTACACAACTGGAATATGGTCCACACAGGTGGCCCCTGGAAGCTGCTTCGACATTAGTTAAATGCTTGTGCAGACATTGGAGTCTGGTGCTGGAAACATGGCTCAGATAGATCCTTTTTAACTAAGATACTTACTTGTCGTGGCAGCTCCTCAATGAAACCCCTCAAACACCATCAGCCTGTCTCCAAAGTGATACCCTAGCCCTCCACACCAATCAGGGCATTCTCCTTCATGCCCCT
This genomic interval from Pristis pectinata isolate sPriPec2 chromosome 5, sPriPec2.1.pri, whole genome shotgun sequence contains the following:
- the LOC127570518 gene encoding gap junction delta-4 protein, giving the protein MGRLDNLGLLTLALRYNLTVVGKIWITVIVLLRLLVIIGIGYPLYQDEQTKFTCDSMQPGCSNVCYDTFSPISHCRFWFVQAIVLCLPLVIFITYVTHRLPLQNANNPCQHPQNPVETSSIRKVPVGRASLIHRSCETNLGLEDGCGEPQAVNDDLRTGQRIHNFCEAYVLQLLLRALLEAGFGVSQYYLFGFFVPNKFVCSSYPCANIVTCYPSRPTEKTLLANFMFGVTGLSFLLNLVDLIYVTKQGVKQSKRRKLLMRNFYQEEPYHDIPTDTHVLPEQKAVQEYGLHVRERHESDASAASEASSKLGQEKGAFKEPEVLLENVALSNTNSNNTHLTTIAPSPGSTGRTADKDAGKSALCVSEQGIAAHSFKGCAGELLDQQGSRLRQHALQKSAASPVSNSQLIEEYRLVHMRITDNKDGRRKKSEWV